Part of the Spinacia oleracea cultivar Varoflay chromosome 5, BTI_SOV_V1, whole genome shotgun sequence genome, agttgggagcgaaaaagcTATTTTAGGCTACAAATAATGTCTTGACTTAATAGTTAAGAACGATGGAATATTGAATCAGTAATGAGCAATCGTATGAAGTAAGATAGAAATTAGAACTACAAATATAGCAAAAGTTCCTTATTTGTTATGCAAGTTGGTTTAATATATTTGTTTTGTATGGGTGATAATTATTTCAATTCTTGTAGGAAACCTACGAAAAAAATAAGGCCTTATATCAGGTGATTGAGTACGACAATAGTCTGTGTATAATCAATAACTGCAGGACAGACAAGTTTCTTGCTTTCTTGCTTCACCATTGATCAACTAAGTAATCATGTATCTTTTCTTGCAGAGTTGTAAGTTGCCACAAAGTTGGGCGAGGAACCATCACGACTATTCTTTATGCTATTAGGCCGGTCGTGTTTAACTTagtcatgtatttttttttatgctTAGCCATGATTTCTATATATGTAACCTACATCAAGTAATCAGCGGTGTTTGTTTTCATGCTTTCAACCATTTCTATAGAGTAATTAGGATTATGATTTGTATAGTGTTCCGGAAAATAGTTTTTTATATCTTGGGGGAACGTGCACGTTCCAACAACTAGTTTTACCaaaaaattgaatattttagGCATTGCCTATGTAAACTTGTACTTAAATTACAAGATTTTGGGAGAAATCATccacttatttttctatatcttcAATCTTGAATCTTGCTTTTGATGTAGTCTCGAGTTCTTATACTTTTGAATGTGTGTATGAAGTGTGTTttgaacacaatatttgactttTGCGGTTTTTAACCAAAATGTTACTCCGTACTTCATATATTATGTTGGTTCGAACATGTAAACACCTTCTATGGTCGCAAGTAGCATAACCTCGATTGTCTCCTACACTTTCTTTACCGGAATAATAATTTGAGAAGGGGATTAATAAAGTTATTACAAGCAACAAAAAATAGTGCATTATAGCTTATATTATCCACACGTGCTAGTGTTAACTGTTAAGTTGTGTGGCTTGATGGGATGCGCTATGTAATTATTTAGTTTATAATAAATATGTCCCATTAAGAAAACCTTGTAATCCCTTATAATAACTAACCCATTATATTTGACTTTCGCGGTTTCAATTTCCTCTTTGTTATAGGTTGAAAATGAAATAGTAAGTAATTTGATATGATGATCACAAGTAATTTAAAAATGCATATTTACTGATTTGAAAATGATGAACATGCAAAGAAAACAAATAtgttaaaaagaaagaacaagggtTTAAAAGATACTCAGTAAtagaacaagaaagaacaaagaaTACAAATGGTATGAACAAATGAAACAAAAAAATATGTACAATCTCATTATGAATAATTAAACAGATGATTATTATGaagaaacaaataaacaaaaaagaacaaaaagttcaacaaaaaagaacaaacattataaaaataaacataaaattccagaagaaagaacaaacaatacaacaattatgaacaattttatgatgaattttaaaaaaaacatgaaagaacaaacaatacaacaagaaagaacaaacaaaacaaaaagaaagaaccaaCAATACAGACgcttataaaaacataaaagatcaattaaaaaaataatttcattATGAATACTAACCAGATGATTATtgtgaataaacaaataaacaagaaagaacaaataattcaacaaaaaagaacaaataatatagaaaagaacataaaattcaagaagaaagaacaaacaatataacaattatgaacaattttatgatgaatttaaaaaataacaagaaagaacaaacagtacaacaaaaaagaacaaacaacatATACACGTCGTTTTTTTGGGTACAGCCGGAGTTGGCTGTAACTGGGTACAACAATTAGGGGTTACTAATACACAATCCAAAGCCAATAATAAAAAACCCAATGGAGGAATGAGAGTCCGGAAAAAAGCAGCAGCAGCCCACAGTAATCTTACAGTAGTCTGTCGACGTGGCTCAGTTTTAGATCAACCAAAAAATTCTCCGTTCTTCGGTTTCTTTCTTGTTCGTCAATCAATCAAGACAACAATTGCGATTGTGTATAACTTATCACTAATTTTACTGTACATGCCCGTTTAATTTAATCGAAGAATTTCTTACAAACCCAGACATTCATCGGAGCTGTGCAGTAAAACAATTTGTTCTGCAAGAATTTTGATGATCAATTGATTCGATATATTTAGGGTTTTTGATTTGGGTGAGAgtaatccaaaatccaataaaaaaaagttggaTCAAAGAAAATGGCGAACGAATTGAGAAGAATGTTGGGAAATGTGAGATCATTTGTGGGAAATGCAACGGGAGGTTTACGGGGAGGTCCAAACTTTGCTGCATGGATAGTAGCTGGTACTATGGCTTATTATCTATGGATTAAACCATCTCAAGAACTCAAGCGTCAACAGGAGGTAATCCAATTCTTCTTCACCCTTTTATTCGTTTGTTTTTCGGGTTTTGATATATGCAGTCCTAAGGGCTAATTATAAGCTTTAAGATTTCATATTAGTTAGGAATTTATGATAAAATCACGCGTTTTAATTGATGGTTGTTTTTTAATTCATAGGAAAGGGCTGCACTTGCTGCTGCAACTCCTGATCCTTATCGATATGTTGAGAAGCGAAAACCAGTTCCTGATCCTCAAGTAATTCTGTTATTTTCACCTCTTTGTTTTTGTGCATAATTGGTAGTGAAACTAGTGTGATTGTGTTGATTTTCGGGTGCTGGATGAATGCAGGAAACCGGGTTAATATACGGCAACAAGAATAAAACCAAGGACTCTGTGAGTGAGGGTTGATGCTGTTTACAAAATGTTAGCTCCTTTTGTAAGTTAACACTTAACAAGTATTGCTGGTGTCCCTAGGTTAGCCAGTTAAATTTTGGGAGTTCATATACGTTAATGTTACTAAATGGGATAGATATGCATATTCGATAGCTAATTTTGAATGTCGCGTATAGAGTTCATTACTGTTTTATTAATAAAGTTTATGAGAAATGGAAACTCGTGGTCGTGCTCCCTAGTTTATACATCATGGAGCCGGATAAACAATAATGGACCTTTGATAGTTTATTTTCCCTAGTTTcctctttttttccttttatgtTATTGAATTTTAGTGTACGTATTACCATCATAATCTCAAGTTTTTAGGATAATATTATTGAAAGCTTGGATCTGTTTTTGTTTGTATTTGGTATATTTCCGCATATTAAAGGTTGGCAAAATTTCTTTTTGAGTTGTCTGGCACTATTAGTTATTGTGATGAAGAGGAACAATTTTAGTGCAATGTTATCTGAAGTGTTGGACTCTTCAAAAGCtaaaattttgtttttaagTATATAGCACGGCTACCGGCTACTTAAATCAATTGTAGATTTTCCTATTATATGTCAAATATCCTTTCTTTTTGAGGTGCCGGATGCATGATGGACATGGGTTATGATGTACGGAGACCTATTGGAGTGTTGGAGTAACCTCAATGTTGGGTTTTTCAATCTCTCGCACGAAGTTAAGATGGATAGTTTTTCTTGGAGGATCAAACCCTTAGATGGAGGGCACCACGGTAGTCACCTTTGAACAATTAAGTCAGAAATCAGCAGTCATTTTGCAGAAGGATAACAATCAGGTTGTTGTTGAAGAAATTGTGTTTTTCTATGTTCCCCAGTTGACTGGAATAATGAAGTGGGTTTATACGTTTGGGAAGCTGGAATATTTTCATAACATCCACACTATTGTGGGTTCTTTACATGGCTTGAGAATAACTTGTTTAATGTTACGGAAATAGAGTTGGTTGATTCGTCTTTGGTTTCGTCGTATCTTTCTAGGCTGCTAGTCTTTTATTTGTGTTTTTGGAGGATTAAGGGGAGAAGGTTTGTGTTGGTAGGCATGATACTTTGGGTTTTGTAGTTAAAGAAAAAATGATACTAACAATAATACTAGGATTTTCCTCTATggataaggaaataaactatTTTTTCCCATGTTTGGTTTGATGAAAGAAAATGATAGGAATCACATTTGGTACAATATTAGTAAAGGGAGGGAAGAGAAGGGAagataaaacaaaattaaaaacacaAGGAATATTTTTTGACAGATTTTAGTTTTCTCTTTCCTCCTAAATTCCTCCAATTTTAGgaggaaaggaaagtgaaacTTGTATATAGGGGCTTTTCCTTCCACTTCCCATATAATATTTAAAACCAAACACGGGAAATGttatttttcctttcctttcttttcttttccttccaatttCGCCCAACCAAATAAAGCCTTGGTACAAAGAACATAGTTCTATATGAAATGTCATGCTCTTAGAATAAATTTCATTGAAAGCTCTGTTTGAGGCTTTGGATGTGTGTTGCACACAAGGTACAAAATCGTATTGTAGTGTTGGAGTTGGAGTAACCTGGGTATAGCTCCTGAAGTAAATTAGGCTTCTCCAACATTAAGCTAATAGATGATTCCTTCCCAAAACATCAAATGCTTAGATGGAGCCATGGAGGATTTGAAGGTAGTCACTTTGAATAAAAGTAGGGTCCTGGTCATTTCTACTGACTACAGAGATGTGACATTGTGACTGTGTAACTCAGCGTATGGAGAGCTATATTAGTAAGGTTACTTTCATAGATATCCCGTTTTTTTATGCTAACCAACTGACTGAATAACTAAGTGGGTTTATACATTTGTGATGCTGGAAAATTTTCATAACATTTTAGACTGTTGTGAAAAGTTTACATATCTTTGGAACTGGAACAATTTATTTGGTTATGTGGGAGCGACGTGGTTTCTTTTGCATTTATTTCAACATATCTACAACTCTACTAGTCTATAAGTCTTTTATGTATGTTTTGGGAAGAAAAAGGGTAGCAAAAATTTGTGGTGATCGGCATGCTTCCATGGGTTTTATGGATTTAGAAAAATAGTAGAATTTCCCACTATGGAGTTACAGATTTATAGGTCAGGACTCAGGAGGCTGTTAGTGCTGTGATGGTGAATAAAGTCGGTTGACCTCTTTCATGGCATGATTTTATATCACGGGGGATGCAAAAAGAAATTGAGAAAAACCCTATTTTGTGCTTTCTTAAAGTACTTCCCGCTGGCGGTCCTTATGTAGGACTGAACACCAAGGaccaatattttttttgtaagtGCAAGGCAAAGTTGATTATATAATACAATCGATTAAAATGAGATAAGAGGTGGTAAGAAATATGGTGCTACTGATAAGTCACCCTTTGGTATAGGGGGCTAGACTAGATTGTGATCAATTAACAAAGTTGCTactatccaaaaaaaaaaagaagttgtTAAAGCTCAGCTCTATCTTTTTGGCAAAGAAGCTATTCTCTCCCAGTGACTTTATTTGGCATCTTTAAAGAAAGTATTAGATACTCTCTTACAGTAGCTAATCTCAACGGTGACTTGAAATATTAGCTATTTTCttgtaataattatttttttagcaACTTTTCTCTTCTGAGTAGGAAGAAGCCTATGTCGTCTGGTCTTCATATGAATACCATGGGGGAACATGAAATACCTCTGGTGGAGGATCAAAGAtgatttatattattttatttggaaAGATTAGCACTTCTATCCTAGGAAATCTCatattttccatgatttaaagGTTTTTCCTACAAGCTCTTCTACTCCAGGTAGTTATGGATACTTTGTGTGTAAATTCATTGAAATGCTGTTGTAGGGAATTCATTTGTCTAGGTTCTCCAATTGACTGGAATAGTGAAGTGGCTTATACATTCAGGATACCTTGAATGGTTCTGTAGCACTTACACTGTTATGAGTTATTTACATATCTTTGAAATAACTTGTTTGGAATTATGGGAATACAATGGGTTCATTCACATAATGTTTTTCCATACCTGGAAGGCTATAGGTGTTTTATGTGTGTTTTGGAAGGAATAAAGGCAGAAACTTTGTGGAGATAGGTATGATACTTTGGATTTTATGGTTAGAGAGAAATGGTTGGATTTCCGGGTATGGAGTTATAGCCATATAGATCTGGAGCCTGGAGGCATTATAAGGGATAAAAGTACAACACCTAGCATCCCCTTTGGTGCTTTTGTATGGGTGTGTTTTTGGGGTTGCTTAAACTGAAACAAAATATCTTTTCTTAGTAGGGGTGACGTGATGCAAAGTGTGACTGCCATGCTATAATTTTTATTCACTTCTAAACACTCAGTGACCTTTCCCCTATACTTAATTTTTTTACCCTTTTTTAGATCGCCTGTCTTATAGAGTCTCTGGATGGTGTGAGAAAGGGAAAGGTATCATGGAGAATATGCTTTTGATATTTGCAAAGGTTAGAATGGTTTGTTATGATGTTGTAGTGATTCTATTGAATCTAGTTTCATGCTTTGATCTGTTGGCACAGAGTTGTGCAGAAAAAGAGAACGGAAATTTCAATGCAAGTGCTTTCTTGAAAGTATGTCCCCACGTGAGGTTTATGGAGGACTGATTGCAATAGTCAtcattcatcattatcattaccccattgcctcaaggaggctcccgcaagaagcagggtaaggggggtcggatgtacgcaaccttacccctgcaattgcaaagaggttgtttccaattgacccaaaagcgataacagGACTGATTGCAATAGTCTTAtgtgtttttctctattttgcaACTGTAATGGAAAATTGTTATAAGAAAAGTGACTAAATGGGAAAATAAGTGCTAAGAAATTACTGAGGAATCTTGGGTTTGCCTTTTGGAGATAATGCATTGGCTGCAACTTCTCTGTAGGGGTTAGCTAAGGTAAGAAGAAGAGATTGTTAGGCAGAATGCTTTCATGGAAATTATGTGTACTGGTGTTTGTGGTTTGAGAGAAAGATGGATTTTCACGAGTTTCTTTAACTTCTGACTTATTGTGGGGAAAGGTCACATATTTAGCATATTTATTGGCCAAGGCAACGGGGGCTTTGAAGAGTTTCTTGGTTGCGGAGGTACAAAGAATTTGGGGAAATATGTAATTTTGTTTTCCAGATCAGAGGACAACTTGTCCTCATTGTTTGCTCACCTTTTTTCCTACTGTTTATACattgttgttattttgatttgtttctttttgtgtgtgtgttgatttTCATGTTTAACACTTCAGTTCAAACACCAGAAAACTCCTCTCTTGCATAATCTTTTCCAGTTTTCCCCTTTACGCCACCGAATTTAAAAGGACCAGGTTCCTCTGTGGGTTGAAGATCTTGtggatttttatgtttaaaagaaaTAGTGATACCAATTTGTCGTGAGGAAATATGTACTGTATATTTTTTCTATGCTTTTGTAGTATTCTTGATACATTTGAAATACGGAtaaggttaattatctttagtAATTGGGGTTGTCTTCTATATCTgatctgagtgatttgagaaaATTAGAGATTTTACTCTTTTAGTGGAGAGTAGGGGAAGATTGTTTTCTAGTTGCTTATATTTTCCGTGCTCTGGTGTATATGGATGGAGTTGAACAGCAGGATTTTCAAGGACCAGTTTTTGCCGGGAGGATTTGTCTGGAACTAAATTGTCCTCATCTTTTTTGGGCAAGAAATCTTCTGGAGTTCATTGAGATGTGTCATACAATATTAAGTGTTGAAGGCTGTACTTTACTCGCTGTTTGTTTTATAAGGACATCTCATTCTCCTAGCTATACACTTTGGGGTTGGGTTACAGATGTTAGATAGATGAATTATTCGGTATTTTAATCTGGTAACTTAGACTTGTTATGCTAGTTTGGGGATGAGAATAATAAAGTCGAAGTTTTTGCTTTTTATTAGGTTAAGAGAGTGATTTTCCTTCCTTTTCAGGTACAGTTTGAGTAGAAGCTTACTAAGAATTTGATTCTGGATTATTGTTTTTCTTTCATAGATGCTCCTGTTTTTCTGTTTAGAGTGAGATGGTGGACATGAGTTGTCTTTGATGGTAGATGCTCTTGTTTTCTGTCTTCTGGATAAGTTTTTTTTACCCCTTCGTAAATGCTCCTGTTTTATGGATTAAATTTTGTTTTCTGCTCTCGTGATCTTGTGTGAACAGCTATTTTTTCAGATTCAGTTTTGGAATTGGGTTTGGGATCTGTTAGTAAGAGTAAGACTGTTTTGATGGAATGGTTGGTCAAGAAGGTATCAATAGACTTTCTCTTCCTGATATCACTTTTCTTCAGTCCAACCTTGGTTCCTAACCTGAGTTCAGGTTCTTTCTCTCCCCAAGTAATGAATCTCACTTTCCTTTTGCAATGCATGAATCACTGTCCTCAGACCAGGAATCAAAAGGTTCAGTTATGTGAGAAAATGGGCAATTATCGTCTTTTTCAAGTATAGACCAAAATGAACCCCACCCCTACCTCTTATTTGATGGGAAGGTGAATCACTTTCAATATGAGCTATGCCTCCCCCTTGTCATCTTATCTATCATTTGAGTTTtgacaaatttttgtttttgaaaaagGCTGGTGGTGACCATCTTATTGAGGATTttgagtgattttttttttgggtaaataTATTTTATCAACATAATCTAGAATTTACTCAAAGATTTCCGTATTACGGAGCATTTATGTTTATAAATTTGTCGTAATAAATTTGTTTTTCCTGTACTCTCTGTAGTCTTCCCTTTCTTAAACGATGATGGCTGACTCTTTATTGTTTTGTCAGTTAGATGTACAAAAACCTTGTGGTGAAGAAGGGTGTATTTGGGTTGTATGAAGTACCACAAATGTAAGCTATTAGCAGTCTACATGAAGCGGaagagagggggggggggggagattaTTTTTGTGCTCTTAGTAGCCTAAACAGATTCAGGTTTATGGTTTGTTGATTTGATGAGATGAAAGGACAATAAGTAATCAAACTAAGGCCCTTTATAATGTGGTGTGGGATAAGCAGATAAGTGAGTGTTGGTCGCTGAGGCAGGCTGCTTGGATATTGTGCAATGCAACTGTGGTAGACTTGAAGATGTTGAAAATGGTGATGCCCTTATCTATATTGCTGCATAGCTGAGTTGTTTTCTGACTTTTGCTTTGTTAGAGTGACACCTAAATGTAGTTCGTATCATTGTATGCATGAATCAATGTTATAAGTGGTTATTTATTTAACGAGTTAGATATAGAGACGgcaatacaacaattataatTGAAAGTTTAACCCTTATTTTAGTACTCTGTTGTGGTCGGGACACGTTGGACACTGAATAAACATGTAAATTGAAGATAAACAGAAACAGGTTGACATGCTTGTGGAGGCCTGATGCTGAAGGTGGATCTGTGATGATGGGATGAGAATGATGGAGAAAAATGCAATAGTCGAAAATATGCTGAAATCTCTATTTGTACTGTCAAAACCTTTATCGAATTCAAGATGGATCTCAATCTTAAATATTTTTGATgtcattcattatcattaccccattgcctcctgcaagaagcggggtaagagggagtcggacgtacgcaaccttacccctacaattgcagagaggttgttttcgATTGACCCAACATCAATACCAGGACGACCATCTTTTACTTCGTGAAATCACGTCTGCAAATAAATTTGTGGATGGAGAATGCATGTTGGTTTGGCAGGAGTAGATTTTGTATTGACTGTTGTTGGTGCTATGTACTTTGTCCAAAACTGTATGACTTGTATGCCATTAATTCGTATGGTAACTACAGGTATATATGTACAAGTATAATGTTATCTAGATTCACTGCTTGTCGGCACACACGAGAGGATCCTAACACACAAAACAGGAGTTGGTACAACTCAAGTGTTGCAGGTTTGCTTACTAAAAAAACAGGCAGCGTAACGCAAATTATGGCTGTGGTATGAATTATAATGATGAAATTCAAAGGCATTAGGTTCGGTTCTGTTAATGATGAATGATGAATGATTAAAAGAGGGGGATGATTTATATGAAGATGCAAAGTCATGGAGATATCCCCACCTCAGAATGATAAGTCAAGGACTTCCGCATACGACAAACAAAC contains:
- the LOC110794985 gene encoding uncharacterized protein — encoded protein: MANELRRMLGNVRSFVGNATGGLRGGPNFAAWIVAGTMAYYLWIKPSQELKRQQEERAALAAATPDPYRYVEKRKPVPDPQETGLIYGNKNKTKDSVSEG